The Caulifigura coniformis genome includes a region encoding these proteins:
- a CDS encoding IS3 family transposase (programmed frameshift) yields the protein MARKRFGAEQIIPKLREAEVEIAQGATVAVAAKKIGVTEQTYYRWKKEYGGLKMDQAKRLKELEKENARLKRLLADAELDKAILREAAFGKLLSPAKRRQAVAYVRNSLGIEHVSERRACRVLGQMRSTQRRQAHVPNEEPRLIRDMVALATQYGRYGYRRVTALLRRDGWKVNHKRVERLWRQEGLKVPKRQPKRKRLCFNDGSCVRLRPAHRDHVWSYDFVQTRTHDGRPVRMLTVIDEFTRECLAIDVARKLTSEDVLERLSGLFVCRGVPQHIRSDNGPEFTATAVQDWLRRVRVKTLFIEPGSPWENGYVESFNGKLRDELLDREVFETLLEAKVLIERWRVEYNTIRPHSSLGYRPPAPEVRPLQRPASAALQQASAADPLTSGSLS from the exons ATGGCGAGGAAACGATTTGGCGCTGAGCAGATCATCCCCAAGCTTCGAGAAGCCGAGGTCGAGATCGCTCAGGGAGCGACGGTCGCCGTCGCCGCCAAGAAGATTGGCGTCACCGAGCAGACGTACTACCGCTGGAAGAAGGAGTACGGTGGACTGAAGATGGATCAGGCCAAGCGGCTCAAGGAGCTCGAGAAGGAAAACGCCCGGCTCAAGCGGCTCCTGGCCGATGCGGAGCTCGACAAGGCCATCCTGCGGGAGGCCGCCT TCGGGAAACTTCTGAGCCCGGCGAAGCGGCGCCAGGCCGTGGCGTACGTCCGCAATTCGCTGGGCATCGAACACGTCTCAGAGCGTCGAGCCTGTCGTGTGCTGGGGCAGATGAGATCCACCCAACGCCGCCAGGCCCACGTTCCGAATGAGGAACCTCGCCTGATCCGGGACATGGTCGCTCTGGCGACGCAGTACGGCCGGTACGGCTATCGCCGGGTCACGGCCCTGCTGCGGCGGGATGGCTGGAAGGTCAATCACAAGCGGGTGGAACGCCTGTGGCGACAGGAAGGCCTGAAGGTTCCCAAACGTCAGCCGAAACGGAAGCGGCTGTGCTTCAACGACGGATCCTGCGTCCGGCTGCGGCCAGCGCACCGGGATCACGTCTGGAGCTATGACTTCGTGCAGACCCGGACGCACGATGGTCGGCCGGTCCGGATGCTGACCGTCATCGACGAGTTCACGAGGGAGTGCCTGGCGATCGACGTGGCCAGAAAGCTGACCAGCGAAGACGTCCTGGAGCGACTCAGCGGCCTGTTCGTCTGCCGAGGCGTTCCGCAGCACATTCGTTCCGACAACGGTCCTGAGTTCACAGCCACTGCCGTTCAGGACTGGCTGAGGAGGGTTCGCGTGAAGACGTTGTTCATCGAGCCCGGCAGTCCGTGGGAGAACGGCTATGTGGAGTCGTTCAACGGGAAGCTGCGTGACGAGCTGCTCGATCGGGAAGTGTTCGAGACCCTGCTGGAGGCGAAGGTGCTGATCGAGCGGTGGCGTGTGGAATACAACACCATCAGGCCGCATAGCTCACTGGGGTATCGTCCCCCGGCCCCGGAGGTGCGCCCGCTGCAGAGGCCTGCTTCCGCTGCGCTCCAGCAGGCCTCTGCAGCGGATCCTTTGACAAGCGGGTCTTTAAGTTAG
- a CDS encoding recombinase family protein: MDVLEADYGTPPRRSQEYQTPGKPSDFLHHLPALLSLTAVLRIVLYVRVSGRNQARGDNLEHRLQYLRNRLRGLNVENIAEFTEVGSGWKNERPQLANAITFAREHGAVVVAASMDRFVRHADYNSDRDENFLPAVADFQQLLREAGSVRLATCMHPDATPAEIAKEQTKWNPNTGRPKKRKAGALRDRHKGRLVYDQLRWMCILQIPLRRKAAILRVPVSTVQRWQDLTLEEWYEFTH; encoded by the coding sequence ATGGACGTTCTCGAAGCGGACTATGGAACTCCTCCACGGAGGAGTCAGGAATATCAGACGCCGGGTAAACCGAGCGACTTCCTCCATCATCTTCCCGCCCTGCTATCGCTCACCGCAGTCCTGCGGATTGTCCTCTACGTGCGCGTCTCCGGTCGGAATCAAGCCCGCGGAGACAACCTCGAACATCGCCTGCAGTACCTCCGCAACAGGCTGCGGGGTCTGAACGTCGAAAACATCGCCGAGTTTACTGAGGTAGGGTCCGGGTGGAAGAACGAACGCCCTCAGCTTGCCAATGCGATCACATTTGCTCGGGAACATGGTGCCGTTGTCGTCGCCGCGTCAATGGACCGATTCGTTCGCCACGCGGACTACAACAGTGACCGGGATGAAAACTTCCTCCCTGCCGTCGCGGACTTCCAGCAGCTGTTGAGAGAAGCCGGTTCGGTTCGCCTCGCGACGTGCATGCACCCTGACGCCACTCCTGCGGAAATCGCCAAAGAACAGACGAAGTGGAATCCGAACACTGGTCGGCCCAAGAAGCGAAAAGCCGGTGCCCTACGTGATCGCCACAAGGGCCGACTCGTCTACGACCAGCTTCGCTGGATGTGCATTCTCCAGATCCCACTGCGTCGAAAAGCCGCCATTCTCAGGGTCCCGGTTAGCACCGTTCAGAGGTGGCAGGATTTGACACTCGAAGAGTGGTACGAATTCACCCATTGA